A window of the Oscillospiraceae bacterium genome harbors these coding sequences:
- a CDS encoding GNAT family N-acetyltransferase has translation MNKEFEIRTATQRDAQALLEIYAPYVKTTAVTFEYRVPSAAEFAGRIVHVEGKYPYLLAQAGGEILGYAYAGAFHAREAYDWAVETSIYVNKNKKRMGIGSRLYGALEAALKEQGVLNLNACIAFPQREDAYLTKDSAVFHEKMGFRFVGEFHECGYKFDRWYNMIWMEKQIGPHTAHQPPIKDFAEIRAQIRQKYGIL, from the coding sequence ATGAACAAAGAATTCGAGATACGCACCGCGACACAGCGGGACGCACAAGCGCTGCTGGAAATTTACGCGCCCTATGTAAAGACAACTGCTGTTACGTTTGAGTACCGGGTCCCTTCCGCTGCAGAGTTTGCAGGGCGGATTGTGCATGTGGAGGGAAAGTATCCGTATCTGCTTGCACAAGCCGGCGGAGAAATTTTGGGGTATGCTTATGCGGGTGCCTTCCATGCAAGGGAAGCTTACGACTGGGCTGTGGAAACTTCGATTTATGTAAATAAAAATAAAAAAAGAATGGGTATCGGCAGCCGACTGTATGGCGCACTGGAGGCTGCCTTAAAAGAGCAGGGAGTCCTCAATCTGAATGCCTGCATTGCTTTTCCGCAGCGGGAAGATGCGTACTTAACCAAAGACAGCGCGGTGTTTCACGAAAAAATGGGCTTTCGCTTTGTCGGGGAGTTTCACGAATGCGGGTATAAATTTGACAGATGGTACAATATGATTTGGATGGAAAAACAAATCGGCCCCCACACAGCACACCAGCCCCCGATAAAAGATTTTGCAGAGATTCGTGCACAAATCCGCCAAAAATACGGAATTCTATAA
- a CDS encoding CTP synthase, with amino-acid sequence MAAKYIFVTGGVVSGLGKGITAASLGRLLKARGLRVTMQKFDPYLNVDPGTMNPFQHGEVFVTDDGAETDLDLGHYERFIDESLTQNSNVTSGRVYYNVIQKERNGDYGGGTVQVIPHITNEIKERIAASKDNVDVAIVEIGGTVGDIESQPFLEAIRQFATEAGRENCMFIHVTLVPYLQCSHEHKSKPTQHSVKELLSIGIQPDVIVLRSERPIGDDIKQKIALFCNVRQDCVIENLDLPLLYEVPLALHEEKLDDIVCRRLSLDTRGPDLSEWIGMVHTALSLTDSVTIALVGKYVELRDAYLSVAEALTHGGIGNNVKVNIQWVDSEKITDANVDETLKNADGVLVPGGFGERGIEGMIVAIRWARENKVPFLGICLGMQLSIVEYARDVMGIADANSAEFDPQSQNHVIDLMPEQKDVEQLGGTMRLGKYPCKLTPGTLAAKLYSNAPLIYERHRHRYEVNNDYRDRMEKAGITFCGKSPDAHIVEMMELDSHPFFIGSQFHPEFKSRPNRPHPLFKGLVAAAKEYKTNRKA; translated from the coding sequence ATGGCAGCAAAATATATTTTTGTGACAGGCGGCGTGGTTTCCGGCCTCGGCAAAGGAATTACAGCGGCCTCTTTGGGCCGGCTGCTGAAAGCGCGCGGCCTGCGTGTGACGATGCAGAAATTTGACCCATACCTGAATGTAGACCCCGGCACAATGAATCCTTTTCAGCACGGCGAAGTCTTTGTTACAGACGACGGCGCTGAAACCGACCTGGACCTTGGCCACTATGAGCGCTTTATCGATGAAAGCCTGACCCAGAACAGCAATGTCACCTCTGGACGTGTATATTACAATGTGATACAGAAAGAACGCAACGGCGACTACGGCGGTGGCACCGTGCAGGTTATTCCGCATATCACCAACGAAATCAAAGAGCGCATTGCCGCCTCAAAAGATAACGTGGACGTTGCCATTGTCGAAATCGGCGGCACTGTAGGTGATATTGAGAGCCAGCCGTTTTTGGAGGCAATCCGCCAGTTTGCTACTGAGGCGGGCCGCGAAAACTGCATGTTCATTCATGTAACTTTAGTACCTTATCTACAGTGCTCACACGAGCACAAGTCTAAGCCGACCCAGCACAGCGTAAAAGAGCTTCTTTCTATCGGAATTCAGCCAGATGTGATTGTGCTACGCTCTGAGCGCCCTATCGGCGACGATATCAAGCAGAAAATTGCGCTTTTCTGCAATGTACGCCAGGACTGCGTCATTGAAAATCTGGACCTGCCCCTGCTGTATGAAGTGCCGCTGGCACTGCACGAAGAAAAACTGGACGATATTGTCTGCCGCCGCCTGTCGCTTGACACCCGCGGACCGGATCTTTCCGAGTGGATCGGCATGGTGCATACGGCGCTTTCTCTGACCGACAGCGTGACAATAGCGCTGGTCGGCAAATATGTGGAGCTGCGCGACGCCTATTTGAGCGTTGCAGAGGCTTTGACCCACGGCGGCATTGGCAACAATGTCAAGGTCAATATTCAGTGGGTCGATTCCGAAAAGATAACAGATGCCAATGTGGACGAAACCCTGAAAAATGCTGATGGCGTGCTGGTGCCGGGCGGCTTTGGTGAGCGCGGCATTGAGGGCATGATTGTTGCAATCCGCTGGGCACGTGAAAACAAAGTGCCGTTTTTGGGCATTTGCCTTGGCATGCAGCTGAGCATTGTGGAGTATGCCCGCGATGTCATGGGTATTGCAGACGCAAACTCTGCTGAGTTTGACCCGCAGAGTCAGAACCATGTGATTGACCTGATGCCGGAGCAGAAAGATGTGGAGCAGCTGGGCGGTACCATGCGCCTGGGCAAGTATCCCTGCAAGCTGACCCCCGGCACGCTTGCTGCAAAGTTGTACAGCAATGCGCCGCTGATTTACGAGCGCCACCGTCACCGCTATGAGGTCAACAATGACTACCGTGACCGCATGGAAAAAGCGGGCATTACTTTCTGCGGAAAGAGCCCCGATGCGCATATCGTTGAAATGATGGAACTCGATTCGCACCCGTTCTTTATCGGCAGCCAGTTTCACCCGGAGTTTAAGTCCCGGCCAAACCGCCCGCATCCGTTGTTTAAGGGCCTGGTTGCTGCGGCAAAAGAATATAAAACAAACCGCAAGGCGTAA
- a CDS encoding ribonuclease J has protein sequence MSEENKNIELQPADVQQGTSGKTQQRQKPADQFIGGETVSLPQVAAPAEQPAQPQKPRRPRRPRRAPQKQQTALAAPAASPAAEQPQKQHHAHRPRGKQNAAEKPVIRIAFLGGLNEVGKNITLFECQGDMFLLDCGMAFPDDDMLGVDLVLPDFTFVEKNADRIQGIVLTHGHEDHIGGLPYLLKKVNLPLYGTPLTLGLVKGKLKEHGLANKVKMNVVHPGSVIRFGCMSVELIHVNHSIPDAVGLAIHSPAGTIVHTGDFKIDCTPEWGGMIDLGRFAELGKQGVLALMSDSTNAERAGSTKTEQMIANSFERMFRRAENKRIIVATFASNVSRVQQIIDCAVKYGRKVALSGRSMVNVMSIGVEMGYLHVPDGVMIDIDLIKKYPKDKIVLITTGSQGEPMSALSRMAFADHRKVEVGPDDFIIISARPIPGNEKSVGNVIDELMKRGCEVEYGSMYEVHVSGHACQEELKLMQGIVKPKYFIPVHGEQKMLHQHAALAYAMGMKKQDVCIADIGDVVELSADHMKHLPKAVPAGNVLVDGLGVGDVGSIVLRDRKHLAEDGLIVVVCTISSENGHVVSGPDVVSRGFVYVRESEKLIDDAKDLVYTVLEQCADNGIHDWGTLKTNIKDSLSHLLYDRTRRSPMILPIIMEV, from the coding sequence GTGTCAGAAGAAAATAAGAATATAGAATTGCAGCCGGCTGATGTGCAGCAGGGCACTTCCGGGAAAACGCAGCAGCGTCAGAAACCGGCAGACCAGTTTATCGGTGGAGAGACCGTTTCGCTGCCCCAGGTGGCTGCTCCTGCGGAGCAGCCTGCACAGCCGCAGAAACCGCGCCGCCCGCGCCGCCCGCGCAGGGCACCGCAAAAGCAGCAGACGGCCCTTGCAGCACCGGCAGCTTCCCCTGCTGCAGAACAGCCGCAGAAACAGCACCATGCTCACCGCCCACGCGGCAAACAAAATGCGGCGGAAAAGCCGGTTATTCGCATAGCTTTTTTGGGCGGCCTCAATGAAGTCGGCAAAAACATCACGCTATTTGAGTGCCAGGGAGATATGTTCCTGCTTGACTGCGGCATGGCTTTCCCGGATGACGACATGCTTGGGGTTGATTTGGTGCTGCCGGACTTCACCTTTGTAGAGAAAAATGCTGACCGCATTCAGGGCATTGTGCTGACCCATGGCCATGAGGACCACATTGGCGGGCTGCCGTATCTGCTAAAAAAGGTTAACCTGCCGCTGTACGGCACACCGCTGACCTTAGGGCTTGTAAAAGGAAAACTTAAGGAACACGGCCTCGCCAATAAAGTGAAAATGAATGTCGTCCATCCAGGCAGTGTGATCCGCTTTGGCTGTATGAGTGTAGAACTCATTCATGTAAACCATTCCATACCGGATGCTGTCGGTCTGGCCATTCATTCACCGGCCGGTACCATTGTACACACCGGTGACTTTAAAATTGACTGCACACCAGAGTGGGGCGGCATGATTGACCTTGGCCGCTTTGCGGAACTTGGCAAGCAGGGTGTTTTGGCGCTGATGTCAGACTCGACAAACGCCGAGCGTGCCGGCTCAACTAAGACCGAGCAAATGATAGCAAACTCTTTTGAAAGAATGTTTCGCCGGGCCGAAAACAAGCGCATTATTGTGGCAACTTTTGCAAGCAATGTCAGCCGTGTGCAGCAGATAATCGATTGCGCGGTTAAGTATGGCCGCAAAGTTGCTCTTTCTGGCCGCAGCATGGTCAACGTGATGTCCATCGGCGTGGAAATGGGCTATTTGCATGTGCCCGACGGTGTTATGATTGATATTGACTTAATCAAAAAATACCCGAAAGATAAAATCGTTTTAATCACAACTGGCAGCCAGGGCGAGCCGATGAGTGCCCTTTCCCGCATGGCTTTTGCTGATCACCGCAAAGTTGAGGTCGGCCCGGACGACTTTATCATTATTTCCGCACGCCCGATTCCCGGCAACGAGAAGAGCGTGGGCAACGTAATCGATGAGCTGATGAAGCGCGGCTGCGAGGTGGAGTATGGCTCCATGTACGAAGTACATGTTTCCGGCCATGCCTGCCAGGAAGAGCTGAAGCTGATGCAGGGCATTGTCAAGCCAAAGTATTTCATTCCCGTGCACGGCGAGCAGAAAATGCTGCACCAGCATGCGGCACTTGCCTACGCAATGGGTATGAAAAAACAGGATGTCTGCATTGCGGATATCGGCGATGTCGTTGAACTTTCTGCGGACCATATGAAACATCTGCCCAAAGCCGTGCCTGCAGGCAATGTGCTGGTGGACGGCCTTGGGGTTGGCGATGTCGGCAGCATTGTGCTGCGTGACCGCAAGCATTTGGCGGAAGACGGCCTGATTGTTGTTGTGTGCACCATTTCATCGGAAAACGGTCACGTTGTTTCTGGTCCGGACGTTGTTTCCCGCGGATTTGTGTACGTGCGGGAGAGCGAAAAACTCATTGACGACGCAAAAGACCTGGTTTACACAGTGCTGGAGCAGTGCGCAGATAACGGTATTCACGACTGGGGAACACTGAAAACCAATATCAAAGATTCCCTTTCACACCTGCTGTACGACCGTACCCGCCGCAGCCCAATGATCCTGCCGATTATTATGGAAGTATAA
- a CDS encoding peptidylprolyl isomerase, with protein sequence MKWIKRITSGALALLLAVSFAGCGSGSSSTSAAASSGPVRADDGKKLGYQLEKPADGEEVAVIQTNMGTIRMRLFAQAAPKTVENFKGLIKKGYYNGLLFHRVIKDFMIQSGDPKGDGTGGESLWGGTFADEFNANLVNLRGAVAMANSGANTNGSQFFIDQAGPVSDTTWQQVSSMYQQLKSYDSSQWSQIAESQYNILDPGKLTDAYKALYKKQGGNPNLDGAYNAFTPPRGHAVFGQVYDGMDVVDKIAAVAVDSKDKPKADVKIIKAALEKYKA encoded by the coding sequence ATGAAATGGATTAAACGAATCACCAGTGGCGCACTGGCGCTGCTGCTTGCGGTGTCATTTGCCGGCTGCGGCAGCGGCTCTTCTTCCACCAGTGCGGCGGCAAGTTCCGGCCCTGTACGTGCAGATGACGGAAAAAAACTCGGCTATCAGCTGGAAAAGCCGGCAGACGGGGAAGAGGTTGCCGTCATACAGACCAATATGGGAACCATTCGGATGCGCCTGTTTGCACAGGCAGCCCCCAAGACTGTCGAAAACTTTAAGGGCCTGATCAAAAAAGGATACTACAATGGCCTGCTTTTTCACCGTGTTATCAAAGATTTCATGATTCAAAGCGGCGACCCGAAAGGGGACGGCACCGGCGGCGAAAGCTTGTGGGGCGGTACCTTTGCAGACGAGTTTAATGCGAATTTGGTAAACCTGCGCGGTGCAGTGGCTATGGCAAACAGTGGCGCCAATACAAACGGCAGCCAGTTCTTTATTGACCAGGCAGGTCCGGTGAGCGACACCACCTGGCAGCAGGTCAGTTCCATGTATCAGCAGCTGAAGTCTTACGACAGCAGCCAGTGGTCACAAATAGCCGAGAGCCAGTACAATATTCTCGACCCCGGCAAGCTGACGGATGCCTATAAAGCGCTGTACAAAAAGCAGGGGGGAAATCCCAATCTGGACGGCGCCTATAACGCCTTTACGCCGCCGCGCGGGCACGCTGTCTTTGGGCAGGTCTATGACGGAATGGACGTAGTCGATAAAATCGCCGCTGTCGCTGTTGACAGCAAAGACAAGCCTAAAGCAGACGTTAAGATTATTAAGGCAGCTTTGGAAAAGTACAAAGCTTAA
- a CDS encoding DUF4093 domain-containing protein codes for MKKLKVKEAIVVEGKYDKIKLSALIDGLILETHGFGIFKDKEQLALLRRIADKRGLLILTDSDSAGFLIRNYLKGAIDPQKMKQAYIPDVYGKEKRKAAPGKEGKLGVEGIPLPVLRECLQKAGAEVNSAPALPQRPITKTDFFELGLSGRDESAQRRRQLQRTLQLPEHLSANALLEVLNTLTTYEELCGFCKTLF; via the coding sequence TTGAAGAAATTGAAAGTAAAAGAAGCGATTGTTGTAGAGGGAAAATATGATAAGATTAAACTTTCGGCGTTGATTGACGGGCTGATTTTAGAAACGCATGGTTTCGGCATTTTTAAAGACAAAGAACAGCTTGCCCTGCTGCGCCGGATTGCCGACAAGCGCGGTCTGCTGATTTTGACGGACAGCGACTCGGCAGGATTTCTTATTCGCAATTACCTGAAAGGTGCAATCGACCCGCAAAAAATGAAGCAGGCGTATATTCCCGATGTGTACGGAAAAGAAAAGCGAAAGGCTGCCCCGGGCAAAGAGGGAAAGCTGGGAGTAGAGGGAATCCCGCTGCCGGTTTTGCGCGAATGCCTGCAAAAAGCCGGCGCAGAGGTGAACAGTGCCCCGGCGCTGCCGCAGCGGCCAATCACCAAGACGGATTTTTTCGAGCTGGGACTTTCCGGCAGGGATGAGAGCGCACAGAGGCGGCGGCAGCTGCAGCGGACCTTGCAGCTGCCGGAGCATCTTTCTGCAAATGCCCTGCTTGAGGTGCTGAATACCTTAACAACGTACGAGGAACTTTGCGGCTTTTGCAAAACGCTGTTTTAG
- a CDS encoding TIGR03905 family TSCPD domain-containing protein produces MEYVYKTRGTCSREIRLQLDGDIIRDVQVIGGCNGNLKGIAALVKGMKAENVIARCSGIRCGLKTTSCPDQLAKALTEALQKQK; encoded by the coding sequence ATGGAATATGTTTATAAAACAAGAGGCACCTGTTCCCGCGAGATCCGCCTGCAGCTCGATGGCGACATTATTCGGGACGTACAGGTGATAGGCGGCTGCAACGGCAACCTAAAAGGCATTGCAGCTTTGGTAAAGGGAATGAAAGCAGAAAATGTGATTGCACGCTGCAGCGGAATCCGCTGTGGGTTAAAGACTACCTCCTGCCCAGACCAACTGGCAAAGGCTCTGACAGAGGCACTGCAAAAACAAAAATAA
- a CDS encoding S1 RNA-binding domain-containing protein, whose amino-acid sequence MFGYEPEGWRINRAENRAAQRSAAALQQAARSQQILEARAVLCDSRHNLVVDLGCMQGIIPREEGAIGIREGTVRDIALLSRVNRPVCFFVTGFSGEGSTATAVLSRRAAQEACWQNYLSHLSPGDVLDARITHLEPFGAFADIGCGVVALMPIDAISVSRIDHPRERFATGMDIRAVVRSREDRRITLTQRELLGTWAENAARFHSGETVGGIIRSVEPYGIFVELAPNLAGLAECRENVVSGQQASVYIKSILPARMKVKLVIIDTFEGKQKPQAPHYYFSGNHIDRFLYSPPECSKKIETIFTE is encoded by the coding sequence ATGTTTGGATACGAACCCGAGGGCTGGCGGATAAACCGGGCCGAAAACCGTGCTGCGCAGCGCAGCGCAGCAGCGCTGCAGCAGGCCGCACGCAGTCAACAGATTTTAGAGGCCCGCGCGGTGCTGTGCGACAGCCGGCACAACCTGGTGGTTGACCTTGGATGTATGCAGGGCATCATCCCCCGGGAAGAGGGCGCAATTGGCATTCGGGAGGGCACCGTGCGCGATATTGCGCTGCTTTCCCGGGTAAACCGGCCCGTCTGTTTTTTTGTCACCGGTTTTTCCGGTGAGGGCAGCACTGCCACGGCAGTCCTTTCCCGCCGGGCCGCCCAAGAGGCCTGCTGGCAAAACTATCTTTCCCATCTTTCCCCCGGAGATGTGCTGGACGCGCGTATTACTCACCTAGAACCTTTCGGCGCATTTGCCGATATTGGCTGCGGCGTGGTGGCGTTGATGCCGATTGATGCCATCAGCGTTTCGCGCATCGACCACCCGCGCGAGCGCTTTGCAACCGGCATGGATATCCGGGCGGTCGTGCGCAGCAGGGAGGACCGGCGCATCACGCTGACACAGCGGGAACTGCTGGGAACCTGGGCCGAAAATGCGGCCCGCTTTCACAGTGGGGAAACCGTTGGCGGCATTATCCGCAGTGTAGAGCCCTACGGTATTTTTGTAGAGCTGGCTCCAAACCTTGCAGGCCTTGCCGAGTGCCGCGAAAATGTCGTCAGTGGGCAGCAGGCCAGCGTGTATATCAAAAGCATTCTGCCGGCACGCATGAAAGTAAAGCTTGTTATCATCGATACCTTTGAGGGAAAACAAAAGCCGCAGGCACCGCATTATTATTTTTCTGGAAACCACATTGACCGCTTTCTATATTCGCCGCCGGAATGCAGCAAAAAGATTGAAACTATTTTTACAGAATGA
- the trxA gene encoding thioredoxin: protein MANVIHADENSFDQILKDNSIVLCDFWATWCGPCRMLGPIIEQLAEEYDGRVTVMKVDIDQNQQLAEQYNVMSVPTVYLFENGEQVDSKVGAFPIDDYRKMLNSVL, encoded by the coding sequence ATGGCAAATGTCATTCACGCGGACGAAAATTCTTTTGATCAAATCTTAAAAGACAACAGCATTGTTTTGTGCGACTTTTGGGCCACTTGGTGCGGGCCCTGCAGAATGCTCGGCCCGATTATTGAGCAACTGGCAGAGGAGTACGACGGCCGCGTTACCGTAATGAAAGTGGACATTGACCAGAATCAGCAGCTGGCAGAGCAGTACAACGTTATGAGTGTGCCGACTGTCTACCTTTTTGAAAACGGCGAGCAGGTCGACAGCAAAGTCGGCGCGTTTCCTATTGATGATTACCGCAAGATGCTGAACTCCGTTTTATAA
- a CDS encoding PHP domain-containing protein: MSADLHCHTKISDGTLSIDELVDLALKRGLSAVAVTDHDTFAGAGRAVLYGKRKGIEVIPGAEFSTTDGKTGRKVHILCYCCPHPARLEGLCHRISSMRKRASLLVIQKVLRLYPMPVEMITRRAQGSTNIFVQHIMHALLDAGYTNAIFGDLYQKLFAPKTGLAYIPISYPETRDVIQQIHDAGGLAVLAHPGKYDSFDLFLELAASHQLDGVEAYYPGSTPQDIKCLTAMAKQYGLFVTGGSDFHGMYATTHQPLGTFTTEEEQMDLLKRMAKSA; the protein is encoded by the coding sequence TTGTCAGCGGATTTACATTGCCATACAAAAATTTCAGATGGTACGCTAAGCATTGATGAACTGGTGGATTTGGCGCTGAAAAGAGGCTTAAGCGCCGTTGCTGTAACAGACCATGACACCTTTGCCGGGGCTGGGCGGGCTGTGCTTTACGGCAAGCGGAAAGGCATAGAGGTCATTCCAGGCGCAGAGTTTTCAACAACGGACGGCAAAACAGGCAGAAAAGTGCACATTCTCTGCTACTGCTGCCCGCACCCCGCAAGGCTCGAGGGACTCTGCCACCGCATTTCTTCTATGCGCAAGCGCGCTTCGCTGCTCGTGATTCAAAAAGTTCTGCGGCTGTACCCCATGCCGGTAGAAATGATCACCCGCCGTGCGCAGGGCAGCACCAATATCTTTGTGCAGCACATTATGCACGCCCTTTTGGACGCGGGCTACACCAATGCTATTTTTGGCGACCTGTACCAAAAGCTTTTTGCACCAAAGACCGGCCTGGCATATATCCCGATCAGCTACCCCGAAACCCGCGACGTTATTCAGCAGATTCACGATGCGGGCGGTTTGGCGGTGCTGGCACACCCGGGAAAATACGACAGCTTTGACCTGTTTTTGGAGCTGGCCGCGTCTCATCAGCTGGACGGCGTAGAAGCCTACTATCCGGGCAGCACACCACAGGACATTAAGTGTCTGACTGCTATGGCAAAGCAGTACGGCTTATTTGTTACCGGCGGTTCGGACTTTCACGGTATGTATGCTACTACACACCAGCCGCTGGGTACTTTCACCACAGAAGAAGAACAGATGGATTTATTAAAGCGCATGGCAAAAAGCGCCTGA
- a CDS encoding ATP--guanido phosphotransferase, whose protein sequence is MNRKWYENAGPENDVVLCSKVSLYRNMADLPFPARMSRSDMERSRLRVENALAQLHPAIPQTFLCVNMEDCTESVAVSFVERQMCTPDFIAKPAGHSLFYTADESISIMVNGGDHVRMQLVLPGSQPGQALTSADALDTMLDRYLRFAFHRDIGYLTQSITDLGTGMVASLLLHLPALQQGGAAERLSNDVAQLGFSLRGVFDGAVEPACAIYELTNRITLGISEQNAVANLKAIGAQLVDRERRAREALLKTIEAQDAVSRSLAVLESARMLEFSEFMKLYANVRMGLCAGLLHGLRPEQLDALFFAVQPATMALRSGKVLEPQQRQARRAQLVNSALEPMRQQ, encoded by the coding sequence ATGAACCGTAAATGGTACGAAAACGCCGGGCCGGAAAACGATGTGGTTTTATGCTCAAAGGTTTCGCTTTACCGCAACATGGCTGACCTGCCGTTTCCCGCGCGCATGTCCCGCTCGGATATGGAGCGCAGCCGCCTGCGCGTGGAAAACGCACTGGCACAGCTGCACCCGGCCATTCCGCAGACTTTTCTCTGTGTAAATATGGAAGACTGCACCGAAAGCGTGGCGGTTTCGTTTGTCGAGCGCCAGATGTGCACCCCGGACTTTATTGCAAAACCGGCGGGACACAGCCTGTTTTACACCGCAGACGAAAGCATCAGCATTATGGTAAACGGTGGTGACCATGTGCGTATGCAGCTTGTCCTGCCGGGCAGCCAGCCGGGTCAGGCGCTGACCTCTGCGGACGCGCTTGATACCATGCTGGACCGCTACCTGCGCTTTGCTTTTCATAGGGATATCGGCTATCTAACCCAAAGTATTACAGACCTGGGTACTGGAATGGTTGCTTCTTTGCTGCTGCATCTGCCGGCTTTGCAGCAGGGCGGCGCGGCAGAGCGCCTTTCCAACGATGTAGCACAGCTCGGCTTTTCGCTGCGCGGCGTTTTTGACGGCGCGGTAGAGCCTGCCTGTGCCATTTATGAGCTGACAAACCGCATCACATTGGGCATCAGTGAACAAAACGCGGTGGCAAATCTGAAAGCTATCGGTGCACAGCTGGTCGACCGTGAGCGCCGCGCACGTGAAGCACTGCTGAAAACCATAGAGGCACAAGACGCGGTTTCACGCTCCCTTGCGGTACTGGAAAGTGCAAGAATGCTGGAATTCAGCGAATTTATGAAACTTTACGCGAATGTGCGCATGGGGTTATGCGCCGGTCTTTTGCATGGCCTGCGCCCGGAACAGCTGGACGCACTTTTCTTTGCAGTACAGCCGGCAACCATGGCTTTGCGCTCTGGCAAAGTACTGGAGCCGCAGCAGCGGCAGGCGCGCCGTGCCCAGCTGGTAAACAGCGCACTGGAGCCGATGCGTCAGCAGTAA
- the holA gene encoding DNA polymerase III subunit delta produces MAECTEKDLKKQIAADNLSGLYLLYGEEKYLVSLWAQRLIKKAAGKAFLDFNLQHFTGEVSADALDDAVQALPFMAARKCVAVSDLSLDGRTPAENKKLLQLLGDVPETTVLVLSFAASDPDFRKDKKWKAIFAASKEHGTCTAFGRRTKSELEKTLMTGAAKRGCSLARADAAQMVYAVGDNLTALQNELEKVCAYTGSGAVSPKTLQLLITQNLETRIYDLSKALLAGNSGRSYRILDQLLEQKEEPVHILAVLSGAYIDMYRVRTALQSGESAMEPAAHFPEYKRREFRLSNAERDTHGLSTQILRSSLDTLLQADLDLKGSRTDEKLILEKTLARLLLIARGEKSA; encoded by the coding sequence ATGGCAGAGTGCACCGAGAAAGATCTGAAAAAGCAGATTGCGGCAGACAACCTTTCCGGTTTATATCTTTTGTATGGAGAAGAAAAATATCTGGTTTCGCTTTGGGCGCAGCGCCTGATAAAAAAGGCGGCGGGCAAAGCTTTTTTGGATTTTAACCTTCAGCATTTTACGGGGGAGGTTTCTGCTGACGCGCTGGATGACGCCGTGCAGGCGCTACCGTTTATGGCGGCACGCAAGTGTGTAGCGGTGTCGGACCTTTCACTGGACGGCCGTACGCCGGCGGAAAACAAAAAGCTGCTGCAGCTTTTAGGGGATGTGCCGGAAACGACCGTGCTTGTCCTTTCTTTTGCGGCGAGTGACCCGGATTTTCGGAAAGATAAGAAATGGAAAGCAATTTTTGCCGCCAGCAAAGAGCATGGCACCTGCACGGCTTTTGGGCGGCGCACCAAATCAGAACTGGAAAAGACGTTGATGACGGGCGCAGCAAAGCGCGGCTGCAGCCTTGCCCGGGCGGACGCGGCACAGATGGTCTATGCAGTCGGCGACAACCTAACGGCTCTGCAAAATGAACTGGAAAAAGTTTGTGCCTATACTGGCAGCGGCGCTGTTTCGCCCAAAACCCTGCAGCTGCTGATTACCCAGAATTTAGAGACGCGGATTTATGACCTGAGCAAGGCTCTGCTTGCCGGAAACAGCGGCAGGTCTTACCGCATATTAGACCAGCTCCTAGAGCAAAAAGAGGAGCCCGTGCACATTTTGGCAGTGCTTTCCGGTGCCTATATCGATATGTATCGGGTGCGTACCGCACTGCAGAGCGGCGAAAGCGCAATGGAGCCTGCTGCTCACTTTCCAGAATATAAGCGGCGGGAGTTTCGCCTGAGCAATGCAGAGCGCGACACACACGGCCTTTCCACACAAATATTGCGCAGCAGCCTGGACACTTTGCTGCAGGCGGACTTGGACTTAAAAGGTTCCCGCACCGATGAAAAGCTGATTTTAGAAAAAACGCTTGCGCGGCTTTTGCTGATTGCCAGAGGGGAGAAAAGCGCTTGA